The Kineococcus rhizosphaerae genome includes a window with the following:
- a CDS encoding extracellular solute-binding protein, with protein MVPTRASRRSFIALATATPLVATVLASCGDSGPGGSSGSDGATDWILTDTPKQGIRQEAVDDWNKAHSDQKITTSAFQNDAYKAKIKTAIGAGQAPTIIFGWGGGTLRNYAESKLVDDLTPWLTENSAVKDRLFDAAFAAGTVDDKIYGLPTETVQPLVFFYNKKLFKQISAEPPTTWDELMALVPKFNAAGIAPISLGGQSRWTNMMWLEMLFDRIGGPELFESIYNGTPNWTDPAAIDALTKVQDLVKADGFIKGFASITADSNADQALLYTDKAAMMLHGTWTYGGMKTDGGDFVSSGNLGYMNFPAVAGGKGDPTNTFGNPAQYVSISSKATQAAKDVALAFFKDGLLQDKEAEAYITEAGEVPIVKGIDSKFAGMDDEEWLKFTYDLATNAPSFAQSWDQALSPTEAETLLDNIEKLFGLAITPQEFASNMNAAIGS; from the coding sequence GTGGTTCCCACCCGCGCTTCGCGTCGGTCCTTCATCGCCCTCGCCACCGCAACCCCGCTGGTCGCCACGGTCCTCGCCTCGTGCGGGGACTCCGGCCCGGGAGGATCGTCGGGCTCCGACGGCGCGACCGACTGGATCCTCACCGACACCCCGAAACAGGGCATCCGTCAGGAGGCCGTGGACGACTGGAACAAGGCGCACAGCGACCAGAAGATCACCACCAGCGCGTTCCAGAACGACGCCTACAAGGCCAAGATCAAGACCGCCATCGGCGCCGGTCAGGCCCCAACGATCATCTTCGGCTGGGGCGGCGGCACGCTGCGCAACTACGCCGAGTCCAAGCTGGTGGACGACCTGACCCCGTGGCTGACGGAGAACTCCGCGGTCAAGGACCGTCTGTTCGACGCGGCCTTCGCCGCCGGAACCGTCGACGACAAGATCTACGGCCTCCCGACCGAGACTGTCCAGCCGCTGGTGTTCTTCTACAACAAGAAGCTCTTCAAGCAGATCAGCGCCGAGCCGCCCACCACGTGGGACGAGCTGATGGCCCTCGTGCCGAAGTTCAACGCCGCCGGGATCGCCCCGATCTCCCTGGGCGGGCAGTCGCGCTGGACGAACATGATGTGGCTGGAGATGCTCTTCGACCGCATCGGCGGGCCGGAGCTGTTCGAGTCCATCTACAACGGCACCCCGAACTGGACCGACCCGGCCGCGATCGACGCCCTCACCAAGGTGCAGGACCTCGTCAAGGCCGACGGCTTCATCAAGGGCTTCGCGTCCATCACGGCCGACTCCAACGCCGACCAGGCGCTGCTGTACACCGACAAGGCCGCCATGATGCTGCACGGCACCTGGACCTACGGCGGGATGAAGACCGACGGTGGCGACTTCGTCTCCAGCGGGAACCTCGGCTACATGAACTTCCCGGCCGTCGCCGGTGGCAAGGGCGACCCGACGAACACCTTCGGCAACCCGGCGCAGTACGTGTCGATCTCCTCCAAGGCCACCCAGGCGGCCAAGGACGTCGCGCTGGCCTTCTTTAAGGACGGCCTGCTGCAGGACAAGGAGGCTGAGGCGTACATCACCGAGGCCGGCGAGGTCCCGATCGTCAAGGGCATCGACTCCAAGTTCGCCGGCATGGACGACGAGGAGTGGCTGAAGTTCACCTACGACCTCGCCACCAACGCGCCGTCGTTCGCGCAGTCGTGGGACCAGGCCCTGTCCCCGACCGAGGCCGAGACCCTGCTGGACAACATCGAGAAGCTGTTTGGCCTCGCGATCACCCCGCAGGAGTTCGCCTCGAACATGAACGCGGCGATCGGCTCGTGA